The Rhodothermaceae bacterium genome includes a region encoding these proteins:
- a CDS encoding TonB-dependent receptor yields the protein MKYLTIYSIVSLIVLFAPDVGAQVTVRGTVSDERTGEPMELVTVVIEGTSIGTTTSPEGTFELELRGTGDILVFSFIGYVTQRITPPMDGTELNVVLAPSIEDIEGLVVVGTRRLPRLVTDSAVPIDVISPRDLQSTASTDIDDILRSQIPSYNVQRHEIDGSTTFVRPPTLRGLSPDNTILLVNGKRCHRSGSVALFGSALILGSQGPDMNMIPAIAMKQFEVLRDGASAQYGADAVAGVFNLQLRDANHGVSVRSRVGQYHQGDGRYISIAANAGFPLTEQGFVNVSLEYRDMEPTNRSVDRADALALMSKGFPVARTAQVWGNPDIDDAITGFFNAGLDLSESIHLYAFGGYGRRSGNGSYYLRAPGGSTARANVFRFGSGDSATRAIADLDPNDGIDCQTLNDLPSLDSDFNAVQSFIANYRGTCYLFNEDYPGGFTPRFGADMSDLSAVAGIRGDSPSGFRWDVSAGMGRSLMDYFIRNTVNASLGPNQPSEFRQRDFLQEEYSVNLDVSYPVNLESFHSPLNIAGGVQWRTEIFETKAGDTNSYSIGPFKDQGFSVGSNGDQGIPPEYAGRWERPNYAAYIDLEADVIRTLQIGIAGRYENFYQDFGTTLTGKVAALWRATPILSFRGSVSTGVRAPTPGQANLQNIQTNFDSKGGLIDAGQIPSYHPIAEALGGEPLTEESAVNLALGTILRISPDLVLTADLFSITLRDRIALTGSIPLNDELATVLRESGQLAGFETPREVKFFSNDFDTRQFGIDVLLSYDKEHSSDRATIASIAYNWTRPELLKFSDPTTINSFLGKPLTESTQVSILSPRRRIEMEHVNPRHRIVAMGRQIMGPYHGMVRLHYYSSWKACLFFSFSCTIGGQDALRTYDGSWIVDAEVGYRISDRYTAAFGVNNIFATDRPADPIERDGQGNSYVPSTPWDQNGAALYLRLSADF from the coding sequence ATGAAATACTTGACAATCTACTCCATTGTCTCTCTGATTGTACTGTTTGCACCCGATGTGGGCGCCCAGGTAACCGTGCGGGGGACGGTAAGTGACGAAAGAACTGGTGAACCCATGGAGCTTGTAACAGTCGTCATTGAAGGGACCAGTATCGGAACTACTACTTCACCGGAAGGCACATTTGAACTTGAGCTTCGCGGAACTGGTGACATTCTGGTATTCTCGTTTATTGGATATGTGACCCAGCGGATTACACCCCCGATGGATGGCACGGAACTGAATGTGGTCCTTGCTCCATCTATTGAGGACATTGAAGGCTTGGTCGTTGTGGGAACGCGGCGACTCCCCCGGCTTGTGACAGACTCAGCTGTACCTATTGATGTAATCTCTCCCCGGGATCTGCAGAGCACAGCCAGTACGGACATTGACGATATCCTTCGTTCCCAAATTCCCTCGTACAATGTTCAGAGACACGAGATAGATGGATCAACGACCTTTGTCAGGCCTCCAACACTGCGAGGGCTTTCACCTGATAACACGATTCTGCTCGTAAATGGAAAACGTTGCCACCGCTCTGGTTCTGTAGCTCTGTTCGGGAGCGCACTGATTCTCGGTTCGCAGGGACCCGACATGAACATGATTCCGGCTATCGCAATGAAACAGTTCGAAGTACTGCGGGATGGTGCATCCGCTCAATATGGTGCAGATGCAGTTGCGGGTGTTTTCAACCTGCAACTGCGGGATGCCAATCACGGAGTTTCGGTTCGTTCACGGGTAGGCCAATACCATCAAGGCGATGGACGCTATATCTCCATTGCAGCAAATGCGGGCTTCCCCCTGACCGAACAGGGCTTCGTGAACGTCAGTCTTGAGTACCGTGATATGGAACCCACAAATCGCTCTGTAGATCGGGCGGATGCGTTAGCGCTAATGAGTAAGGGCTTCCCAGTCGCCCGAACGGCTCAGGTCTGGGGAAACCCGGATATTGATGATGCCATTACAGGATTTTTCAATGCTGGACTGGATTTGAGCGAATCCATACACCTGTATGCCTTTGGGGGATATGGTCGGCGTTCGGGCAATGGCAGCTACTACCTCAGAGCGCCAGGGGGCAGCACCGCACGGGCCAATGTCTTCAGGTTCGGATCCGGGGACAGTGCTACACGTGCGATTGCGGACCTTGATCCGAATGATGGGATTGATTGCCAGACTCTGAATGATTTACCCTCTCTAGACTCGGATTTCAATGCCGTACAGTCCTTCATCGCAAATTACCGGGGTACATGCTACCTGTTTAATGAGGATTACCCGGGTGGATTTACTCCACGGTTCGGTGCTGATATGTCAGATTTGAGTGCAGTTGCAGGGATACGCGGCGATAGCCCGTCTGGATTTCGATGGGATGTCAGCGCAGGTATGGGAAGAAGTCTCATGGACTACTTCATCCGAAACACCGTCAATGCCTCTTTGGGTCCCAATCAACCGTCTGAATTCCGCCAGCGTGATTTTCTGCAAGAAGAATACAGCGTGAACCTAGATGTATCCTATCCGGTGAACCTTGAAAGCTTTCACTCGCCGCTTAATATCGCGGGGGGAGTACAGTGGCGAACCGAAATATTCGAAACCAAAGCGGGTGATACCAATTCATATTCCATCGGACCCTTCAAAGATCAGGGTTTTTCTGTGGGTTCCAATGGAGATCAGGGAATTCCCCCGGAGTACGCTGGACGCTGGGAGCGTCCGAATTATGCCGCCTATATTGACCTTGAGGCAGACGTCATTCGGACTTTACAGATCGGCATTGCTGGGCGTTATGAAAACTTCTATCAGGACTTTGGAACCACACTCACCGGAAAGGTGGCTGCCTTGTGGCGTGCCACGCCGATATTGAGTTTTCGCGGATCTGTGAGTACGGGAGTTCGTGCACCCACGCCAGGACAAGCCAACCTTCAAAATATTCAGACGAATTTTGACTCCAAAGGGGGGCTGATTGATGCCGGACAGATTCCTTCATATCATCCGATTGCGGAGGCTTTAGGGGGAGAGCCCCTGACCGAAGAATCTGCGGTCAACTTGGCGTTGGGTACCATCCTTCGAATCTCACCAGACCTGGTCCTTACAGCGGATCTATTCAGTATCACTCTTCGCGACCGGATCGCACTCACAGGTAGCATTCCCTTGAATGATGAACTCGCCACAGTTCTCCGCGAATCTGGGCAACTCGCCGGGTTCGAAACACCGCGGGAGGTGAAGTTTTTCTCAAATGACTTTGATACCCGTCAATTTGGCATAGATGTCCTACTTTCCTACGATAAGGAACACAGCAGTGACCGTGCAACTATAGCCAGCATCGCTTACAATTGGACACGTCCTGAATTGCTGAAATTCTCTGATCCCACAACGATCAATTCTTTCTTGGGAAAGCCTCTGACTGAGTCCACTCAGGTCAGTATTCTCTCTCCCAGGCGAAGGATTGAAATGGAACATGTGAATCCTCGCCACCGGATCGTAGCGATGGGTCGTCAAATTATGGGACCCTACCACGGTATGGTTCGTCTGCATTATTACAGCAGCTGGAAAGCATGTCTGTTCTTCAGTTTCTCGTGCACCATTGGCGGCCAGGATGCTCTGAGAACTTACGACGGAAGCTGGATCGTTGATGCAGAGGTAGGATACCGGATCAGTGATCGCTATACTGCCGCGTTTGGAGTCAACAACATTTTTGCAACTGACCGCCCTGCGGATCCGATTGAACGTGACGGACAGGGTAACTCATATGTGCCCAGTACACCATGGGACCAGAACGGAGCCGCATTATATCTGAGACTCTCGGCAGACTTTTAG